The sequence AATATAACTTTTGGCTCAAAAACTGGGCATTTTCCCAGAAATAAGTAGAGGTTAGGGGACAACCGCTAACTGGACATTATGGAATTGGCAGCCGATTGGCAGCCGGTCGGGGTTGGCGGTTATTCAACCTTTTTGCCACAAACAAATTGAGCTTTAGGCATCAATTCTCCCCTTGAACATCGGAGCATAAACAGAGATGGCTAAGGTAATCTTGACAGATTTACGCATAAACAAGTCTACGTGACTTACATTTATACTCAGAAAATAAAATTCAAAAGTATACTATTATAATAACGTACTCCGTAACTCTTAAATGATAGTTAACCCAACATGACCTGGCCCGTTTCAGGTTCTACCCAAGTATAACCAAGTGTTCACTTTTTTTGAAATGTTTAATGAATAAGAATACAATAAGACATGTATACAACAAGTTGTTCCTAAAGATCTTGCTACCTTAACAAAGTGTCTTTAAACTCCACAATAAAACCCCCACCCCCACTTTTCATCTTAAAGAAAAAAACAATATCTGCATTTCTCTACTTCTCTTCTACACGCGTACCTGCCTTTCATAGATAAAAAGAAAAACCCATTCCGCAAAAGCTACGTATAATAACCAGTCGCCAAACCCCCATTAAGATTTGTTGCAAGTCTTCATGTGCTATTGACAAAATAAACTACAAAACCGGGGAGGCCACTGTGGGGTACTGTTCTTCCATTAACAGACTTAATCACACTTGATATTTCGATAAATCCGTCTTACAAACAGATTTGAACCCAGATAGCCAACCGCTCCTGATAATGCAGTTAGAAAAAAAATAAGTAAATTTTGATAGTGAATTCAAGCATTAAAAAAACTATAACCTTCCTAATCACTATATAATCATGCTTATAGTAAAAAGATAAAGAAATGAAATTTTGTAGTGGAACTCACCGCAGAGGATTCCTAACGCAAGACAAAACATAGCCGTGTATCCGAAGTAGAAGCCGGTTTGGAAGAAGCCAGACATCTTAGTCTTCACAGAGTAGTAATATATCGAATACAAGTAGACATGGATAGCTGTAGAGGCTGCAGAGAAGAACGAAGTCCATTGCCAGTGGTAATTCTCGGCATTTAGCAAGAAATATGTCCCCACGATTGTCACACACACCGTTacaataacaagaatgatgaaaaCGAGTAGCATAAAGCCATAAACGTAATACACCTGCCATTTAAAGGAACAAATACTCAATATAGCTTCGGCACTTTACCTCTAAGTTCATTACCGAAGCCGACGGATCGGTATGCATACATAAACAGGGATAAGAGTgacattatagcaattaaaccacAATTTCAAACATGTCCAAATAACTTTAAAAACCAATAATATGATACCTTGTAATTCCAGAAGGATGTGAAGACAAAGTACATCTCGATGAAAATACTACCGAAAGGTAGCAGTCCTCCCATTATTGAGACGACGAATGGAGTGAGATACCACTTTTTCTCGGGAATAGGGCGAGGAATCGTCTTCACACGGCACGGGTTATTTGGAGCACCGCTCCAGTTCCTTCCAACAATGGTACCGAGAAGAGCGAGAGGGAAAGAGATGAAAGCCCAAATAACAAAAACAACCACCATTGTCCCAAATGGAATTGCTGCAAGAGACCCGTAAAATATAGCGATAGTGTTCAAAATGAAGCCAGTTCCAAAGCACAAAAATGGGAAAAGAGATGCAGTCAGGATCATCGACTTAATCCAATGCTTCCCTGTAATAAATAAAACAGATGATTCTCAGATGATAGGAGAAACTTTATAGGTAAGATACGGGGAATTAAGTATGGTCCTTACCACCACTACGCGAATGCATGCCACCACTTACATATCCAGAGACAAAAGACGTGAGGGCGTAACAAACAATGAACGTGGTGACGATTGCTCCTCGCCTGAAAAATTGAAGGAACAATTACAGTTATggaattttaaaaataaagatgGAGGTAAGAGGGCCCACTGGTTATATATTATATCTAATATGTTAGTTACAAAGACTAAATTAAAAGGAACGAGTCAAATCAATTAAACAGGACAATGGTTTAAAAGTCTATGAAGTGTACATaacactgttgcaaaacaccccgtctcgagccgtctcgacgcccgttgcgacgttttggtgactagcccgtcccatCTCGaataaaaccgtctaatatgacagtcaacggtcaaaattcaggtcaaagttgaaaaaaaatcatgtcaaagtctctcaaaattcAAAAAAGCCAGAAAGttggtaaaatcggtcaaatttgtcgtattttagtttgaattttcattattatattaacagtgatagcaattatgagtacaaattagtcaattaaagtttttggctttaaaatatgtacacatatatacatttatatacttatatatttaaaagtcaactttggtcaacgtccgtctagactcccgtctcgaccccgtctcgaacgtctagacctttttaggacccgaccgtctcgaccccgtctcacgtcttttgcaaccttggtacATAATCACATAAAAACTCATAGACATCACATTTAAAAAATTACTAGTAATTTAGCAATAAAAAATATATGATCTCTCTAAACATTTTGACACACTACTTGGAAAATAGAATAAAAGGTGTTTCGACCCATTCCAAACTCATCTTGACCGAATACCATAAGCCGACCCATCTGACCCACTGGTTTTCTTCACCTTTAAAGATAATTTTTCCATTTTTCTTAATATGTGATGGTTAAAATATGCCAGTAACATCATTCTTCAAAGTTTAAACACACTCGTTAGATAGTTCATTAAATGCTATAGATAATAGAGAACAACCTAATTGACTCGCATTCTCTACATGACTACAACCTACTATAACATACCCAATGTACAACGTTGCAACAATTGCAAACAAGATGACGAGAAGAATCAGCAGCGCTAACTGGGCACCCGTTCCAACAACAgccgacaacaaaaccaaattgcgTGGTGGTCGGAAAACATCACCATGAACAAGCTTCCAACCAGATTCTTCACTTACATCTCTCTCCTGAAAACCAAACATTTCAATAACTGGCAACCAAATTGCAAAAATTAATGAAATTCATGAACTTGTAGAGACATTACCAGACTTTCCAAATCATCATCTTCACGAGCATACTTGGCATAGTCATTTCTCAAAGTCCGCATCAGAATCATAGAAACCAAACCAGTGAGGAAGATAACCATCATGAATGAGTTGAAAATGGAGAACCAATGAATCTGCATGATGCAACAAACATATATAACCTCGTGAATGTAATCCAAAACGATCTTGAACCTGGTTATAAAGTTATGATGTACAGTCCGGACGAGTGGCTTAAAACGCTTTGAGTTGCCCCACAAACATCAACGTATCATATACACAAAAAACCTATTCAGCATATTATCATCAACAGATATGCAATATTGTTACTATAATAATCTAAGTCTTTAAATAAAATAATTTAGTGTGTTAATACTTCTATTCATTGAAAAGTTGACATTTGCCTTTTGACCCATTCCCCTTCTAGCTGACTTTCTTACTTGACCACTTCAAAATAAAATACAAACTAAACTAATGGAACGAATTCATACTAGGACAAATTTATCTCCTCGGACTAAAACAAACCCGTGAAACAGATGTGATACAAGAAAAATCTGGAATGAAAACTCAACATAAACTTTAAAAAAAAGAGAAAGTGAACAGCCTTTACCTGATGCTCAAAGAAATGGTAATCCAAGTACACATCAAAACGGCGAGCAAATGTGATATTAGTTTCGCTCCACTTGACTGAGTAAGTCATATCTAGTGTTTTCCCAGCTTCTAGCGGCTTTGGGTTTTCTTGAGTAAGATTAACATGAATGATCTGTAATAAGAAGACAGCATAGTATAAGAACTAGGTGGTCATATTTATAAGATCCAGTTACGAAGAATACAAGTTCATATACAGACCTGATCCTTCTTGTATTGTATGGTAATATTTTTATGTGTGAATATCAGATGCTTCTTATCGCTGTTCTTATCAGGATTCAACTCTCCAACAAAACCTATTAGAACAAGAAGCAAAATAATGAACAATATTACTAAATAGTAGAACATTGTCAAGAAATGTTACGAAAGAAATGTTCGGTAGATACATACCCCACATTGGCAAATCATCTGAGTTTGTGTTCCAAGCATGgtaaaaacaaaggaaaacaatatTAGAAGCCAGCAATTGTGAAATAAATTAAATTTTTTAATTTCAGCATTATGTAAACAGACCATTTTCGCATTAATTATCATGACAAAATAGAAACAGCAAAAGTTGGTTATACGAACACAGAAGCAAATATAAGGCATACCCATGAAAAATTCAAACCAGTAGTTATTCTCAATAGCCTCCTTAAACTGCTTAACCTTTGCTTCATCGAGTTTAAGCTCACAGATTCTTGTTTTATCCACATTTCCTGCAAATGCAAACATGTTAGGTATCATTTGACATGATGTGCTAAAACTCTGGAAGATCATAGATCAACATACTTTCATATTTGATGTCAAATTGACTGTCAATAAGCTCATTTCCTCCTAATACTTCACCTAGGCCACCCCACTTATGACCAGGGTTACCAGGTTGACGACAAAATGGAAGGCTGTAATAGTTGTACGTTTCTTGTGGATTATTGTAAGGCCCGACTTTATTCACCCAAAGGTTAATTGGGTCGTCTGGTTGGTACTGCAAAACAAAACAATAAAGATGTCAATTAAAGGGCAAGTAGGTCATTAAAAAGGTTCATTCAGAATCTGAAAACGAAAATTTATAAACGATAATATGtcatattaacaaaatttataatatgaaGCCCTACATAATAAGAGCTAACACATTAGAGCCCTACCAACATAGATGTAATGTATTTACACCCATAACTATTATTTGTTTTTTTCAAATTTTTAGTTTCTAATTCTCCAAATATTGGAGCAAATATGAATTTGCATGGAACCTATGCACTACtcgagttgaaaaaaaaaaaaaaaaaaactagttatTACCAACTTCAATAAAACAGACATACTCCATAAAACGAAGAATAGAGGGTCAACACAGAAAGCAGAAAACTTGGGGATCAAGACCAAAACAATAAACAATAATATTCGTTATTGCCTGATGCAGTAGATTGTGGTCCATACAATCACACCATTGTCACCATAACAGGACCGAGAAAATCAACCTAAAAAGACAATTTTGATCAAGAACAAGAATCGTCTGATAAAAAGAGGACCGAAACAAGTCAAAAGCCAGTGACTTCAATCTGTTTAGATCATCTAAGCCCCTTCAAATATCAGAGAGCAGCTTCCAACGTAACTTCCATTTAAACTAGTCGCATGCGCCAAGGCGTGGTTGCCCAGACCGGCATAAAATAAACTAATGATACCCATCGATTTTCAGATATCTACCATTTGCAAAAAAGAGGTATAATTTCAGATATATTTAGTATTGATCACTTATGTTAACTGATAAGTACTAGAGTACAAGTCAGGGTTATAAAAACCAAACCTTGAA comes from Rutidosis leptorrhynchoides isolate AG116_Rl617_1_P2 chromosome 4, CSIRO_AGI_Rlap_v1, whole genome shotgun sequence and encodes:
- the LOC139845208 gene encoding transmembrane 9 superfamily member 1-like; protein product: MWPVARSSSAAASLTAFFIASIYLITSPVFASEYDHKYQPDDPINLWVNKVGPYNNPQETYNYYSLPFCRQPGNPGHKWGGLGEVLGGNELIDSQFDIKYERNVDKTRICELKLDEAKVKQFKEAIENNYWFEFFMDDLPMWGFVGELNPDKNSDKKHLIFTHKNITIQYKKDQIIHVNLTQENPKPLEAGKTLDMTYSVKWSETNITFARRFDVYLDYHFFEHQIHWFSIFNSFMMVIFLTGLVSMILMRTLRNDYAKYAREDDDLESLERDVSEESGWKLVHGDVFRPPRNLVLLSAVVGTGAQLALLILLVILFAIVATLYIGRGAIVTTFIVCYALTSFVSGYVSGGMHSRSGGKHWIKSMILTASLFPFLCFGTGFILNTIAIFYGSLAAIPFGTMVVVFVIWAFISFPLALLGTIVGRNWSGAPNNPCRVKTIPRPIPEKKWYLTPFVVSIMGGLLPFGSIFIEMYFVFTSFWNYKVYYVYGFMLLVFIILVIVTVCVTIVGTYFLLNAENYHWQWTSFFSAASTAIHVYLYSIYYYSVKTKMSGFFQTGFYFGYTAMFCLALGILCGAVGYLGSNLFVRRIYRNIKCD